CACGGCACCGTCGAGCTTGTCGCCCAGCCAGTGGACGAGGGCCTCGACCTCGGGCATCTCGGGCATGGGGTCAGCCTACGAGCCTCATCCGGCGAACGTCAGCCACAACAGCACGACGTTCAACGCGACGATCGCGGCGGCGGCCAGCGACGCGAGCACCGTGGTGACGCGCCGGTTGACGTGCTCGCCCATCACGGCGCGTGACGCCGTCAGCCACACCAGCGGGACGACCGCGAAGGGGATGCCCATCGAGAGCACGACCTGCGAGACCACCAGGGCGCGCGTGGGGTCGATGCCCAGCAGCAGGACGAACAGCGCCGGCACGAGCGTGATCAGCCGACGGGTGACCGGCTTGAGCGACCACGGCGTCAGGGCCCGCATCACCTCGGCGCCCGCCGCGCTGCCCACCGAGGTGGAGGAGATGCCCGAGCCCAGCAGCGCGACCGCGAACAGCAGGGCCACGCCCACGCCGATCTCGCTGCCGATCAGCTCGTGGGCGCCGGCGATCGTGTCGGTGCCGGGCATGCCCTGCAGGTTCGCGGCGGCCATCAGCAGCAGGCCGAGGTTCAGCATGCCGGCCAGGACGAGCGCCAGCACGACGTCGATCCGAGTGGCCGCCAGCAGGTCGCGCAGGGACGAGTGCTCCCCGCGCACGCCGAGCCGGTCGGCGGTGAGGCTCGAGTGGAGGTAGACCGCGTGGGGCATCACCGTGGCACCGACGATGCCCGAGGCCAGCAGCACGCTCTCGGCGCCGTCGAAGCGCGGCACCAGGCCCTGCGCCACCTCGCCGGCCGGTGGCGGGCCGACGACGAGTCCGGCGAGGAACCCGACGGCGATCAGCAGCAGGAAGCCGACGATGATCCGCTCCAGCACACCCTGCCCCCAGCGGTCGCCGATGGCGAGCACGAGCATCGCCACCACCGCCGTCAGCAGGGCACCGAGCGGCAGCGGCACGCCGAAGAGCAGGTGGAATGCGATCGCCCCGCCGATGACCTCGGCCAGGTCGGTCGCGATGGCGATCCCCTCGGCCTGGAGCCAGTAGAGGAAGCGGACGCGCACCGAGACGCGGCCGCCGACCTGGGCCGCCAGCGACCGACGGGTCACGAGCCCGAGCTTGGCCGAGAGGTACTGGATCAGCACGGCCATCAGGTTGGCGAGCACGACGACCCACACGAGGGTGTAGCCGAACCGCGCCCCCGCGGTCAGGTTGGTCGCGACGTTGCCCGGATCCACGTAGGCGACCGCAGCGATGAACGCCGGCCCCAGCAGTGTGAGCCGGCGTCGCAGGACCTGGGTCACTAGGCCAGCAGGTCCTGGTACTGCGGGCGCTTCTCGACGAAGCGCTTGATGTAGCTGCAGTGGACCTTGGCCTTCTTGCCCCGGGCGCGCACGTCGTCGAGCGCGTAGGTCACGAGCTGGCTCGCCAGGCCCTGACCCTCGAACCGCTCGTCGATCACGGTGTGCGGGAAGACGACGACGTCGCCCTCCTCCCGCGCCTCGGTGAAGCCGGCGCGCTCGCCGTCGACCGCGATCTCGTACTGCTGCTCCGCTTCGTTGTGCGTGATGTCGACCGTCATGGACCGACCCTCCCACATCGGCTTTCCCCTGTGCACCACGAGCGAGGAGGCGGGCGAGACGGATGGTGACTTCGCTCCCGGGGCCCGGTTGCGGTCGCTACGGTGGCTCCATGAAGATCAGTGTCATCGGCTGTGGGTACCTCGGCGCCGTCCACGCCGCGAGCATGGCGGAGCTCGGCCACGAGGTCGTCGGCGTCGACACCGACCTGGCCAAGATCGAAAGCCTGGCCGCCGGCCGCGCCCCGTTCTTCGAGCCGAACCTGCCCGAGCTGCTCGAGCGCACGCTCGCGAGCGGCCGGCTCTCCTTCACCGCCGACTTTGCCGAGGCGGCCGACGCCCAGGTGCACTTCCTCTGCGTGGGCACCCCGCAGAAGCGGGGCGAGTACGCGGCCGACCTCCGGTACGTCGACGGCGCCTTCGCGAGCCTGCTCGAGGTCGTCACGCCGGGCGCGGTGATCGCCGGCAAGTCCACGGTGCCCGTCGGCACCGCGGAGCGGCTCGCGGCCCGGCTGGCCGACGTCCAGCCCGACGCGATGCTCGTGTGGAACCCCGAGTTCCTGCGCGAGGGCTTCGCCGTCCAGGACACGCTGCACCCCGACCGCCTCGTCTACGGCGTGCCCGACGGCGAGGCCGGCGAGCGCGCCACCGCGCTGCTGGACGAGGTCTACGCCACGATCCTGGCCGAGGACACGCCGCGCCTGGTGATGGATCCCGCGACCGCCCAGCTGGTCAAGGTCGCCGCGAACTCCTTCCTGGCCACGAAGATCTCCTTCATCAACGCGATGGCCGAGCTGTGCGAGCGCACCGACGCCGACGTCACGGCGCTCGCCGACGCGATCGGCCTCGACGACCGCATCGGCCGCAAGTTCCTCAACGCCGGCCTGGGCTTCGGCGGCGGCTGCCTGCCCAAGGACATCCGCGCGTTCATGGCGCGCGCCGGCGAGCTGGGCGCCGACCAGACGCTGAGCTTCCTGGCCGAGGTCGACGCCATCAACACGCGTCGCCGGGTGCGCATGGTCGACCTCGCGCGGGAGGAGTGCGGTGGCTCGCTGATGGGCCGCAGCATCACCGTGCTCGGCGCCTCGTTCAAGCCCGACTCGGACGACATCCGCGACTCCCCCGCGCTGAACGTGGCCGAGCAACTGCGGCTGCAGGGCGCTACGGTGCGCGTCACCGACCCCGCCGCTCTGGGCAACGCGAAGTCGTCGTACCCGAACCTGCTCTACGTGGACGACACCGCCGAGGCCCTGACCGGAGCCGACCTCGTGCTGCTGCTCACCGAGTGGCGCGAGTACCGCGAGCTCGATCCCGTGCGTGTTGGGCAGCTGGTCGCCAAGTTGCAGGTGTTGGACGGCCGCAACGCGCTCGACCCGGCACAATGGCGCGCCGCTGGGTGGACCTACCGAGCACTGGGCAGGCCCTGAGCCCGACGCCACGCCGGTATGCTGGTCCGAGTTCCGGCCGACACGACGAGGAGGATCACGGGGGTGGACACCACGGGGGCTGAGATCGTCATGCTCGAGGAATCCTTGCAGCAGTGCCGGCGGGAGTTGGCCGAGCTGCGCCGCCGCTACGAGGCGACCGCGGAGAGCTCCGCGCAGGCAGATCGGGCCACGGACCAGGCTGCCCGGCTGGCCGAGGCCCTAGACGCGAGACTGACGGCGCAGGAGTCCACGGCGACAGGACCCAAGGGCTGGCTGAAGCGTCGCGTCCTGCCGAACGCTGCCACCGAGAGAGAGCTGGCCGATGCGCGCGAGCTCCGCGCCTCGGCCCTGTTCGACGGCCCCTGGTACCTGCGGGTCTACCCTGCGGTCGTCGCCACCGGCATGAGCCCGGCGCTGCACTACCTGCGTTACGGTGCCGCCGAGGGCAAGGATCCCGGTCCGGAGTTCAGTACCAAGCACTACCTCGCCAGGCACCCGCTGGTGGCGCGCCGCAAGGGCAACCCTCTCCTCAACCACCTCCGCACGCACCAGTGAGCGCCGACCGTCTGGCTGCGCTCGAGGCCATGCCCGAACTTGAGCGTCTCGAGGCCGAGGTGGCCGCCGCCGCCCCGTACTTCGACGAGGCCTACTACGCGCGCTCCCTGCCCGAGCTACCTGACACGGTCACGGACCCGCTCGAGCACTTCTGCAGCACGGGCTGGAAGCAGTTGCGCAAGCCCCGCGCCGACTTCGACGTCTGGTGGTACTGGGCCAACCACCTCGACCCGGCCGACGATGCGACCAACCCCCTCGTCCACTACGCCCTCGTCGGTCGCGACGCGGGACTGTCCACCCGGCCGGCGAGCACCACGTCGGGCCCCGGCGCGGTGCTGCCCACCGACCGGGCGGTGCGCCGCGCGACCCTGTTCGCCGGTTTCGACGCCCAAGGCATCGTCGACGAAGCGGTCCTCATCCTCCTGCGGGAGCTGGCGCGCTTCAGCGACGTCTTCGTCCTGTTTGACGGCTACCTCCCCGAGAGCGAGCTCGCCAAGCTGCGCGAGGTCGCGCAGGACGCGTGGGCGATCCGCCACGGCGCCTACGACTTCGGCTCCTACGCGATGCTGGCCCGCGAGCTCGTCGGCTGGGAGCGGCTCGAGCAGTACGACGAGGTCCTGTTCGTCAACGACTCGTCCTACCTCGTCCGACCGCTCGACGCGGTGTTCGAGCGGATGGACGCGCAGGCGTGCGACTGGTGGGGCCTGCAGGCCACGAAGGGCATCGCGATGACGCGCGACGTCCCCGAGAACGGGTTCCCCGACCCGATCCCGCTCGACACCGTCCGCGAGGAGCTGCTCGACGGGTTCGAGGACGCAGTGACGTACGACTTCCTCGTCGGCTCCTACTTCCTGGCCTTCCGGCGCCCCGTGCTCAACAGTCCCGTCTTCCGCAGGCTCGTGAACGGCGTCACGACGCAGCGCTCGAAGCGCCTGGTCATCCAGAAGTACGAGATCGGGCTGACCCACCTGCTGATCGGCCACGGTCACCGCTTCTCGACCTTCGTCCCGACGCTCCAACCGTTCCATCCGGTCTACACCCGCAGGGTCTTCGGGCTGATCGCCGACGGGTTCCCCTTGCTCAAGCGGTTCCTTCTCTATCGGAACCATTACGACGTGCCCGCGCTCGCGCGGTGGAAGGAGACGGTCCGGGCCATCATCCCTGATGCCCCCGTGGACGCCTTCGAGACCAATCTGCTGCGCACCGCTCCGGCCGACGGCCTGGCGCGCAGCTTCGCCATCGAGGAGCGCGACGACGGAACGGTCGACGTGCCGGACTGGGATATGACTCCCACCCGATTCTCCAAGCTAGACGCCGCGGCCACTCAGGACCTGCGTCAGTGGGCCTTCGTCGTCGACCGCGAGACGCACCAACTACCGGACAACAGCCGCGCGATCTTCGAGCAGGTGGCACACGATCCCGGCATCACAAAAGTCATACTCACTCGGTCCCGGCGGATCCCACTCAGTGGCGAGAACGTGGTGACCCTCCCAGTCCGCAGTCCACAGGGCCGCGAGGCACTGATGCGCTCGGGGATCGTGCTGGTCGCCGACCGTCCGCTGCGCGCCACCGATGTGCGGGTCAAGACCGAGCGCCACCACGTCATCGCCGTCCGTCGGGGCCTGACCTTGCTGAAGTACGGGCGTACCGCGGCCGCGCCCCGCGTCGTTCAGAGCGCTCGTCCGACGCATGAGGGACCCCTCGAGATGCTGCACCCCGCACCCACCCGGGTATTCGACGCTGTGCTCGCCGCCTCGGACGCCGACCGGCTCGCCGCGGTCGCCTCCAACTGGAGCACGCGCTACGTCGACGCGTGGCCGACCGGGATCCCGGCACACGACTTCCTGGTCCGCGACGACGTGCCCGCTGACCTGCACGAACAGGAGCAGCGCCTACGAGAGGAGCTCGACGGTCGGCGCCTCGTGCTGTTCACGACAATCCTTCCTCGCCGGGGCTTCGACGCCGAGCCGTACCTTTTCACCCCCACCGAGGTCGACCGACTCGCGTCCGCGGCCGAGGACGCCGGAGCAGTGCTGGGGATTCGCGAGGCGGACGGCGATCTCGATCGCGCCACCAGTCGCGCCTTCGGCACCCGCGCGCTCGACATCTCCGTCACGCGGTATCCGAGCGTGCACGCAGTATTGCGGGCGACCGACCTCGTCGTGACGGACGTCGACGGGGTGGCTTTGGACTTCACCCTGACCGGGCGCCCGGCGATCAGCTTCGTCCACGACCTGGAGCAGTTCGACGGCCGGCTGCTTTACGACCTGGATCACGTGTTTCCCGGCCCGGTGTGCCGCGACACCAAAGCACTGGCAGCAGAGATCGATCGCGCCTTGGCCGATCCCACCGTGTCTCGGCAGTACGCCCGTGTGCGCGAGTTGTTCGTCGAGCACGCAGACGGAAGGAGCTCGAGGCGGGTCGTCGAGCGGCTCCTCGGACTCGCACCGAAGAGGCAACTGTCATGAGCCTCGGCGCGTTTGTCGACACCTGGCGTGCCTTCGCGGCCGCCTGGGACGCAGCACGGGGCACCGACGACTCCAGAGCCCAGGCGATGCTCGACCATGTGCTCGCTGAAGGACTTCCGGAACTGGCGGACCCCGACCGAGCGTCTGACGAGGTCGTCCTCGCCTGCGAGATCGCCCTGGTCAAGAGTGCGAGGGCGCTGGACGTCAAGGCCTACCGCGCCATATTCCCTGCGAGTAA
This genomic interval from Aeromicrobium choanae contains the following:
- a CDS encoding CDP-glycerol glycerophosphotransferase family protein, whose amino-acid sequence is MPELERLEAEVAAAAPYFDEAYYARSLPELPDTVTDPLEHFCSTGWKQLRKPRADFDVWWYWANHLDPADDATNPLVHYALVGRDAGLSTRPASTTSGPGAVLPTDRAVRRATLFAGFDAQGIVDEAVLILLRELARFSDVFVLFDGYLPESELAKLREVAQDAWAIRHGAYDFGSYAMLARELVGWERLEQYDEVLFVNDSSYLVRPLDAVFERMDAQACDWWGLQATKGIAMTRDVPENGFPDPIPLDTVREELLDGFEDAVTYDFLVGSYFLAFRRPVLNSPVFRRLVNGVTTQRSKRLVIQKYEIGLTHLLIGHGHRFSTFVPTLQPFHPVYTRRVFGLIADGFPLLKRFLLYRNHYDVPALARWKETVRAIIPDAPVDAFETNLLRTAPADGLARSFAIEERDDGTVDVPDWDMTPTRFSKLDAAATQDLRQWAFVVDRETHQLPDNSRAIFEQVAHDPGITKVILTRSRRIPLSGENVVTLPVRSPQGREALMRSGIVLVADRPLRATDVRVKTERHHVIAVRRGLTLLKYGRTAAAPRVVQSARPTHEGPLEMLHPAPTRVFDAVLAASDADRLAAVASNWSTRYVDAWPTGIPAHDFLVRDDVPADLHEQEQRLREELDGRRLVLFTTILPRRGFDAEPYLFTPTEVDRLASAAEDAGAVLGIREADGDLDRATSRAFGTRALDISVTRYPSVHAVLRATDLVVTDVDGVALDFTLTGRPAISFVHDLEQFDGRLLYDLDHVFPGPVCRDTKALAAEIDRALADPTVSRQYARVRELFVEHADGRSSRRVVERLLGLAPKRQLS
- a CDS encoding UDP-glucose dehydrogenase family protein; this translates as MKISVIGCGYLGAVHAASMAELGHEVVGVDTDLAKIESLAAGRAPFFEPNLPELLERTLASGRLSFTADFAEAADAQVHFLCVGTPQKRGEYAADLRYVDGAFASLLEVVTPGAVIAGKSTVPVGTAERLAARLADVQPDAMLVWNPEFLREGFAVQDTLHPDRLVYGVPDGEAGERATALLDEVYATILAEDTPRLVMDPATAQLVKVAANSFLATKISFINAMAELCERTDADVTALADAIGLDDRIGRKFLNAGLGFGGGCLPKDIRAFMARAGELGADQTLSFLAEVDAINTRRRVRMVDLAREECGGSLMGRSITVLGASFKPDSDDIRDSPALNVAEQLRLQGATVRVTDPAALGNAKSSYPNLLYVDDTAEALTGADLVLLLTEWREYRELDPVRVGQLVAKLQVLDGRNALDPAQWRAAGWTYRALGRP
- a CDS encoding GNAT family N-acetyltransferase, which gives rise to MTVDITHNEAEQQYEIAVDGERAGFTEAREEGDVVVFPHTVIDERFEGQGLASQLVTYALDDVRARGKKAKVHCSYIKRFVEKRPQYQDLLA
- a CDS encoding Nramp family divalent metal transporter, producing the protein MTQVLRRRLTLLGPAFIAAVAYVDPGNVATNLTAGARFGYTLVWVVVLANLMAVLIQYLSAKLGLVTRRSLAAQVGGRVSVRVRFLYWLQAEGIAIATDLAEVIGGAIAFHLLFGVPLPLGALLTAVVAMLVLAIGDRWGQGVLERIIVGFLLLIAVGFLAGLVVGPPPAGEVAQGLVPRFDGAESVLLASGIVGATVMPHAVYLHSSLTADRLGVRGEHSSLRDLLAATRIDVVLALVLAGMLNLGLLLMAAANLQGMPGTDTIAGAHELIGSEIGVGVALLFAVALLGSGISSTSVGSAAGAEVMRALTPWSLKPVTRRLITLVPALFVLLLGIDPTRALVVSQVVLSMGIPFAVVPLVWLTASRAVMGEHVNRRVTTVLASLAAAAIVALNVVLLWLTFAG